Genomic DNA from Mus musculus strain C57BL/6J chromosome 11, GRCm38.p6 C57BL/6J:
agatttatttattattatatgtcagtacactgtagctgtcttcagacacaccaatagagggtgtcatatctcattacaggtggttgtgagcccatcatgtggttgctgggatttgaactcaggacttttggaagagcagtcaatgctcttaaccactgaaccatctctccagccccttgactcCTTCTTGTAGCTCAGATGTATTTATTTAGGAGGACAGGGAAAACCAGGCCTGGGGTAGCTGACAATTCCTGGAGTAGGAACAGAGCAGGGAGACCCCTCCTTGTGCTGAGTGTAGCTCTGACTTCTCTCTCACTTGCTCCTCCACAGGTGGCTCTGCGGGTCCTATTCCCTGACCGCTACATCCTGCAGGGCTTCTTCCGCCCCAGTGAGACAGGTGAGTGCCTGCAGTACCTGGGAGGGCTACTGTGCCCTGTTGGGTGTTCTACACCACAGGACTGTAGTTCCTGCCCTTGGAGCTTAGAAAATGGGGTAGTGGCAGGCTGCCATCCTCGCCATGTGACATGCAGGTGGCTCTGAGGTTGCAGCATTTTTGGGTCCTCTGGGTCCAGTTCAGGACTTGGACTGCTTCTCAGAGGACTCAGTCCTGTCCCCAGAGCTCGTGAGTCTGAGTGTTTGGGACACAAGTAGGTAGGAAAGCCTCTGAGAAGGAGCCATCAAAGCCACCAGAGATGGAGCAGACCTTGGtggtctggttttttgtttgtttccttttttttttttttttttttttttttttgggttttccagatagggtttctcgtgtagccctggctctcctggaactcactctgtagaccaggctagcctcgaactcagaaatccgcctcctctgcctcccgagtgctgggattgaaggcatgcgccaccatgcccacctggtggtctgtttttaaatttttttttttagatttatttatttatttcatgtatgtgaataatgtagctgtcttcagacacgccagatcccattacagatggttgtgagccaccatatggttgctaggaattgaactcaggacctctggaagagcagtcggcgctcttaaccactgagccatctctccagcccctggtggtCTGTTTTAAGACAGTGAAGATGAAATAGTTCTAGGCCTGAGGGGTTCCTATCCTGGCAGGGTTCAGGTTGAGGAGTTGGGTCCTCAAGAGGGACCAGGGATGCTGTCATTAGGCAGGCCTCGCTTGCATCAGGATGGGGATCCTAGAAGTGGTCTGTACTGTGGTTCCCACCTCGCTGAACATGTAGGATAGTGGGATGCACTACGGAGTCCTCACATCCAGGGCTTAGCATCTACCACCAACAGGGTGGCTGCTGAGCCTGCATTGCTGGGGATACCTTTGGCGCTCATTGTCCCTAGGTTCCCAGCAGGACCTTGAACAATGAGtggtgttcccctttctccacagtgGGGGATCTTCGAGACTTTGTTAGGAGCCACCTGGGGAACCCCGAGCTCTCCTTTTACCTATGTAAGTCTCTGTTCCTCAGCTGGCCCTGCCTCCATCTGGCACGACCCTTTTTCCCTCGTTTTAGTCTGCAAAGTGTGACCTTCTCTCTGGGATGGGATTTAAGATAGCTTTTGCTCTAGGAGCCAAGTTGTCTAGCTCTCCAATCCTGGGTCCCTTGCAGGGAGCTGATATCAGTGCCCAGCTCCCCAGTTTGGCCTTTTTCCCAGTCTCACCCTGTGACTCAAGCTGCAAGGGGGACTGGATCCAGGAACAGGGTTGTCACCAGGGTGACGAGGACCCCTGTGAGCAGCAGAGGTGGGTGGACAGCCTGTGACCTGAGATGTGATTCACAAGTCCTACTGAGGTCTGTCTGCCCTGACACATGGGGCCTACCAGTGTCCTAAAAGACAGCCCCCTCTCTCCACAGTCATCGCTCCACCCAAAATGGTCCTGGATGACCACACGCTGACTCTCTTTCAGGTACTGCTTTCCTCACGGGAGGGCGTTGCTGGGCTGACTGTACTGGGAGGGCAGGGCGCCATGCTGCGGTTGGGTTGGGAAGGAGTGCCCTGGCAGGCGCTGTGGTGGGTAATAAAGCCTTTTAGAGCCGGTGAATTCAGAGGGAGCAGTGCGCCTCTGAAGTTGTTTCTGACAGGGCTTTCCAGCCTCCTCCGCTTCCTGCCTGGCCCCGGGGTGGGGATGGGCCTGCCCAACTAGCTGGCCTGCTGTCCTCAGCTGGGGCCGTCTGGAGGTCCTGGCCCCTGGGCTGCTGTATGACACCAGCTCCTTAGCCTCTGGGTGAGGAAGAGGCCTTGGCAGCCTGGTCTAGGAGTGGTACCAGGCCTCAGGAGGGCTGGGGTCTCCCGGGGTCCTTAGCTGCCTTTAGCTGTCATCTCTGCCTCTTTCCCTAGATCTCCTGCCTGTCTCAGGTAGGAGTGTGTAGTTGGCCCCAGGCTTTTCCACGGGGCCTCCAGAGGCAGACACTACTTGACCCTGCACCCTGCAGAGCCAATTGGAATGAATGCCTTGTcttcccattcccccccccccccccagcatctgGGACCTCCTTAGTCCCTCTAGTCTAATGGTTTCCTTTTCAAAGTCTTTAGATATTTTAATTAACAACAGAGGTGCCTGAAGGCCTCTACAAAAGTCTGGGTTGGGGGTGACAGGCTCCACTGGCTGCCTAGAACTGCCACCATTGGGGTGAGACAGGGCAAGGAACAAGCTGGAAGCTCACCAGGGACTGTACATTTAGGGAAGTGCAGCCACATGGCTCTGCTGTAAGGGAAAGCAAGGAGGTGTCCCAGAGCAGGCCTGTGACCCCATGATCCCCTTCTTGGCTTATGAACCTCCAGGCGCCAGCTCTCTTTCTTCATCTCtgcccctccctacctccctggcCAGTGTGTTGATAAACACTGAATCTGTAAGATGCTTTGGGATTGAGGCCAGTGCCCAGGCCCCTCCCCTAGTCTGGGTTCACATgccccctccccaagccccagTGTGCCTCTCACCCGCCTCTGCCTGATTCCTGGTGACACTCTGCCCCTGCTACCAGCAGCCGTCTCCTTTCATCTGTCAGCTCTGTCTGGAGCCACGGGGCCTCCCAAGGGGTGGCATCCCTTCCTGCTGCTGAGGGAAAGAAGCCCGCTCCCCTCCCGTAGGTGAGCAGGCAGCAGCCCTTGAAGCTGCAGCGTTCACAGCTCTGTCTTTGGCAGGGCTGGGCTCTGCTGCCCAGGGGTGGTCTACATTAGACTATGTGGGATGCCAGTAGCCCAGGAGAGCAGGGGCTTTCGGAGGGCATGGGGGCAGGGAGAACTAAACCACAGAGAGGTAGGGTGCAGAGCCCCACCTGCACTGTGAATTTTCTGGGCCTGAGCCCTAGGCCCCCCGCTGTCCCCAGCCACCCCCTTGCTCAAGGTTTAGGAGATGAGTAGTATTTTGTTGGTGCcatagggaaggaagaagggcaaGGCAGGGAAAAGCCTATGGTCCTATGCCCAGCCCCACCTGGCCTGCTGTGCTTTCTGAAGCTTGGCGAGGTCTTGCCTTCCATGCCCCGTAGGTGTATTCTGGGAATTGCTGATCAGTTGCAACCCTCATTCCTCCCCCTGGGCTCTAAGTGGTCCTGGGAGCCTAAGGGGAGGGGTGTAGCTTGAACCTGGTGGTCAGGCGGTCAAGTGTGTTCACtgctttttctgtttgtctgtggTAGGGGTAGGGAGAGTGGGTTCCAGCCCGGCATCCCAGCCGGTGTCAGCTCCCGTGTGGGGCAGGGTGGCCCAGTGGGGGGCTGTGCAGTAAGCAGAGGGTAGAATCTCATTTATTGATTGGCGTGGtcttctgtgcacctttccttGTTCCATTGGGACCTCAAGCAAGTGGGCAAGGGTTTCAGCTTCTGTCAGGCACTGAATGAAGGCTGAGTTCCCGAGGACAAGCTGGTCCTAGGTGCCTAGAAGACCCCTTTGTAGAAGAGGATTCCTTCCCCGTACTTTCCTGACTTCCTGCCCCAAGCTCAGGGTATCTTATCTTCAAGTTGAGAGAAAGAGGTAAGGAGTGAGGTAGGCCCTGGACTCTGCTGATGACAGAACAGAACAATGGCAGAGTGTGCCTCATATCCAGCTGAGTCAGGTGCGGCTCAGCCTGGAGGGAAAGGGGACTTCCCTGTCCCCTGCCGATGGAGTGTAGCTCGCTCTCCCTTGGACAGGCTTGGTCCTGGCAATGCCTGGTATTTGCTTAGAGCAGGCAGGCAGCTTCAAAGAATTCAAAGGCCCACAAAAGGCAGCCTTGGACTCTTAGAAGATCGTTTGGTCCTAGAAGGTGGCAGGCAGCCTTGCCTTTGGGAGTTGAACACCATTGCTGGGCTGTGCCATTGCTGCTGAAGAGGGCAGAAGCTCTTACTGTCCCAGGTGACTGAGCAATAGGGGCTCCACAATTGGAGAGGGAGATGCAAGAGAGAAGCTCATGCTTAGGTTCATATTAAGGTACAGCCTCCTCTGAAAACTGATTAACCTTGATGTTAGCAATCCCCTGCCCTCAACTCTCCTCCATCTGGGGCTGGGGACACAACCCACAGCTGGCCTTGCCTCTCATGGTGTTCTGGGTTCTCCCTGACCTCATCTGAGCTCCCCAGGCACTGCTTGGTAAGGAAGGGTCTAGCCTTGGAGCTGCCACATGGCAGCTGCCTCTCAGTCACTTCCCAAGGTAGCCCCCTTGACTGGTGGTGGTAGACAACAGACAAGACCTTGTGGGCATGCCAGCCAGGCTCCCAGAGGTGCTAGAAAGAGTGTGCCACAGGCTACATATGAACACCACCCAGTTGCCGGCAGGAGTATAGAAGGTGGCTCTGGCTACTCGAAAGGCTAAGTAAGCCATTATGGTGGGAGGTGAGCCATTATGGGCCAAGGAAGGCCCTAGTACTGTCCTCCCATGTCCTTGCTTGGATCCCTGGctgccttctggcctcctccCAGGGGCACTGGGgcagcccccctcccccgcccaccCCACAGGCACCCTCCCAGGGGAACTGgggcagccccacccccaccctacagGCGCCCTCCCAGGGGCACTAGAGCAGCCCCCGCCCACCCCACAGGCACCCTCCCAGGGGCACTAGAGCAGCCCCCGCCCACCCCACAGGCCTCTTCCCATGCTGCTTTGATCGCAGACCTCACAATTGCGTTTCAAAGCATTCACCGCCCTTGTTTGTGTCCCTCTGTTGCCGGCTGGAGGCTGAGGTTTCAGCGTTCCTAGGCCTGGCCTTTGAAGCTTGCTCTTATTAATCTTTTAAcatcccccccaaccccacccacccCGCCCACCCCTCCAGCCTGTGGCACTCACAGGAGCCTGGAGCCGCACGGAAAGAATGCCCTCAGCCTGCAGCTGCAGCCCCTTCCTAGGTCCTGCCAGACTCCTGGCTGCCCTCAGCTTTTGGCCACGTCAgcgagccccagccccagccccagccccagccccagccctagccccagccccagccccagccccagcccccagctcCCTTGGGCACAacctctgaaaaagaaaaacattcagaTGTGTGATGCTCGGGCCTCTCTGACCTCTACAACCCTGGGCTGTAAGGGAGCCTCAAAGCCTTGTGTCCAGTGGCATCAGAGGAGAAGCAACCTTGTCTGCTTCATGCTCCCACCCCATACCTTGCCCAAGAAAGTAGGACCAGTCCCTGCACAAAACCCCACACCCTCTGCTCTCTTTGGCTAGGTGGGCCGCAGGACAGCAGAGCACCCGCAGATTTGGGGCTGGTGTGGTTTTGGGTAGGTGTGGCTTAGGAGCCTTTGATCCCAGGCATTCAGGTGTGTTTTCAAAGCACTGGCTATCCTTGTCTGGGGGGGACAGGAGGAGCTTGGGCTGGTCCTGGCTCTGGCTTCCTTCTTAGTGTTAACAACTCTGCCTGCACTGGTGTATCTCACAAGGAAGCATCTCTCGCTCATGGCATCTCTAAAGCAGCTTGATTCTGAGAGCCGGCCCCTTTGCCGCGTGCCCGGGCCTGTTCTCCTAGgacactcctgtctgcaagtggcTCTGCTTAAATTCCTAACCTTAGAGACACTTCTACCCACAGCCCCCTCACTGtgggtgggttgtttgtttgtttgtttgcttgcttgcataAGCAGAGGGAGGGGTTGTGTGTCCATGGGACAGGTCTCTCTCCCACTTCTGTCCCTAGACAGTATCAGTCTGGGAGACCCAGACACCCCTGCCCACAACAGCCTTATGTCTCCTCAGTCATAAACTGACATTGACAGTTTGCTGGTGCTATAGCTGGGCAGTGGGACTGAAGGACACAGTTCTCACATGAGAAGTGGGGTTCCCAACTGGTGCTCTGCTGTGGTCCATGATGGGTGGAGTGCTAGAGGAAAGGGTAGACTTGCCTCTGGGAGACCGGAACCTGCTGAACACTGCCTGCCTGTCTGGCCCTCTGAGcctccctgcttcctgccctcCTTGTAGGCAAACCTCTTCCCTGCTGCGCTTGTGCACTTTGGAGCTGAAGAACCAACAGGTGAGTGAGGCCAGCAGGACCCTCCCTGAATCCTGCTTTCTCTGATGCCCGAAGCAAGAACCTTAGAAGGTGTTCACTCTGAGGTACCTAAGTGGGTTGGGGGGCTGCAGCCCAGGACCCACCTCCCTGGTGCGGAGCACCTGCCTAGCACACCACTGGCAGCATGTGGGTGCAAGTGCAGGTCTCATCTGTGGCTGAGGGTAGGCTCTGGCTTCTGAAGGTCTCTATCTGGAACCTGGGCTGCTAGAACACACCGTCTCCCCATCTACAGCTGATGTGCTGGTGGCCAGGTAAGTTCATGAGGGGTTGGGAGCCCCTCCAAGGCTGTGCCCACCACCTGGCCTTGGCCTCTCACCTCTAGGTGTATGTCCCGGGCTTCCGGGTCCCCACCTCTGCTGCCAGCCCCTGACCCTGTATCCCTGGAGTCTGAGCCAATCGCTGAGGATGGGGCACTGGGGCCCCCAGAGCCCATCCAAGGGACAGCCCAGCCTGTGAAGAGAAGCCTGGGCAAAGTACCCAAGTGGCTGAAGCTGCcaggtgcctgcctgcctgcctgccatggaCTAGCTGGGTGGGGCAGGGTGGCTGGGCAGGAACTCAGGGGTTTGTGATTATTCTTGTGTTTGCATCACAGCCAGCAAGAGGTGAGAGCTACCAGCCTGGAGATGCCTATCACCAGCCACAggaccctacccccacccaccccgaGCAGGAATAAAGAGTCGCGCTTCTCTCAAAGCTGAGTTTCTTTTCTGCAGAAAAGGCCCTCAGGCCTCCCTCGAGCTCTCTCATCCACTGCTTCCCAAAGAACCCTGGGAGTTTGGCTGGACCACAGGGtgttactgttttttaaaaagctggggtATCTCTGAAGGGCCTGAGGCCAGAACCCTGGGCAGGCTAGCTTCTTTTCATTTATATCTGACCTCTTTAGCCCCTTTATAGATTGGACAGAAGTGTAGGAGGAAGTCTCCTTTGCAAATTACCTGCAACCTGGGGCCACATCACGCTTTTGGCATACAGCCAGAAGAGGAGGACTCAGGTGCTTGCTTACCACAGAGCCACCTTTGACTGTCTGGCCTGGGGTGTTCTGGTAACCCTTTCTCCATGCCTTCAGTTGAGGACTGCAGGTCCAGTTCTAGCACCTAAGCTGGTTGGAGTCCTGTGTCCCATCAGCCAGCTCCTTCCTGAAGGTCTTTCATTTCCCACCCTCTCCTCAGTGCTTGGGACGAACCCAGAAACTTAccctgtgtgtgggggtggggtgtttggGGGTTGCAGGCACTCAGGAGCAGCTCTCTACCCAGCTCAATCCAGGCTAGCCATTGCCTTCAGAGATTGCCCTCAAATCTGTTCTAGGCCCTGTGAGAGTTGTCTCTTCATATTATATGCCTTTCCTGATTGATCTCCCACCCGCACTCACATGGTCCTCAGTACTGGGTAGCCTGCTCCTAACTCCTGAGCGTACCACGGTGTTTCCACACTGGACTCTTGACAAGCTCCAGTAAGGGACTCTGAAGACCTACAGGGGTACTATGTGTAGCAGGTAGCAAATCACCCCACATgattgcttattttgttttgtttttttgagacaggatttctgtgtgtaacagagccctggctgtcctggactcacttaaGCAGatcagactgtccttgaactcacagagatctggctgcctctgcctgctgagtgttgggattaaaggcgtgtgccaccaccacctagccAGACACCCAGCATGTTTTCTGAGAATTGGCCTGCCGAGGCCTGATGATCATCAGAGGGCTCAAGCCTAGACTGGGCGGGCTTCCAGGAAGGCCCCACAGCTATGCCTCTCTGAGGGCACAGCCTGGCCCTTACCTATAGGCAGCCTGCGATCAGGCTGGGCAGGATTAAAGGAGAACCTTTCTGCAGACTGGCGCAGGCAGCAGGTCTTCTCACGTTGTGTAGCCCGGTCCCCGCCTCTACCAGCAGGCCCTTACCGGTTCACCGAAACATTCTTGGACTCCATTGCCTACAAGTGGCAGTTGCTGTGGCCTGTGGCAGATCCTGCCACATGTGTGAAGGCTCCAGTTTTACTgcagcatgtgcacacatgctgtTTGTTATCCTGTCCTTTCTGAGAGCTCTGCATTCGTCCCACTGAGATGGATGGAAGGGAGCACGGGGCTCAGGCTTTGAAGCAACTAGACTTTGGGTGATTAATGGCAAAGAGAAAGCAGGCCTCAGAGAGATGGTGTTGATTTATTGATGTTGCTTTGTAAGAACAAATTTACAGCTCAGGGAGgcatcctgggggtgggggtcaggtgGTTAAAAGGCTACACAGCAGCTTTGATGTAGGGTGGCAAGAAGGAGGCACTGCCAGCAGCTGGTTTATTTATAATGCAAGGCTGCTGGGGGCGGGAGGAGGGCTGTGTCTGGAGGCAGGCTGGTTCACCTTTCCCTGCACCTGTCTTGCAAGGACTCTTGGAGGTAACAGCTGCTGGGATCTTCCCATCCTCCTGAAGCTGGAGAGCTCAGGAGTTGATGCTGGTGTGGATTCACTAGACCTTGCAGGCCACAGGAGGGAACTCTAGAAGTCCAGGAGCTATGGAGGAGAAACGGGCTCAAAGTGACCACACAGGCACCATTCTGGAGAGCTGCAGACTGCCCCACCTGCATCCCACATACCAGCTGAGGGAGCACTTTCTCCAGCTGATCCACTTCCACAACATCCAGGTCTTCTGCCTGGGCCTGCCAGACCCCACGGACAGCAGCCTCTGGTGGAATGTCATGAAGTGAGCTGGGGAAAGCGGGGCAGCTCTAACCCTGCCCTTGTTAGGTCCCCTGCACCCATTGTCAGCCCTCAGAGGGGGCCTAGGTGGCTCTTGAGTGTTTCAGGGACAGGACTTAGGCTTGATTGTAGCTGAGAAAAACCTTAGTTTACTGACAAACCAAACAAGAAATTGTCATCTTTCTGGTGTTGTGGGAACCCTTGGCTCACCTAGTACGAAGATCCTCAGGAACTCCGCCATGAGCTGCAGTGCATCCCCGCTGactggagggaagggggagggtggTGGTGTCATAGGACAGCCTCCCTCCCTGTGCCCCACATATTCCCCACCCCACTGGTGCCCCAAACCTTTGGTCTTGCAATCCCTGAAGTGCAAATGGAGTAGTCTGCTCACCAGTTCCTAGAAGGAGGGCAGAGTCAGTGCCATTCCTCACAAGGCTGTCTGTCATTGTCACCCCCCTCCGCCCCCTCCCAAGTATCAGTTCTGAATGGAGCATGGTTGTGACTTCCCAGCTGGAAACTGCTATCCTGGGGCCATTTCCTATGTTGAGAGGATGAAGCCAGCTATGCTTGGAGGGGAGGATGTAGTGGGGGTCCCCAGTGATGTCACCTCCAATTCTGGGAGCTGAGGGGCAGTGCTGCACCTTTACTGCAGGGAGCTAATGTGCCAGCAGATTGGGGAGGGGGCGGTGGCGGGCAGCCTTGAGGAATGCTGGCCCCTTTGGCAGTCCTGGCTTGGATctactgccacacacacacaggacacccAGCATGTTAAGCCGGGCTGTGGCTGGAGGGCTGGGTGGACGTATAACCAAGAACCCTTGAGCTTTCTTTGGCAAGAAGTCGGAAGTTGGTTCTAGTTGTGAGTGGAGAGACAGCACTAGTTTGGGGAAGACCCTTGTAGACTAGGTCTGGAGAAACCTAGCTGTAATGATGAGTACCAGGTGGTGGCGGCAGATTGGCCAGGCATCTGGAATGGCTTGAGAACTGAAAGGTTGGTGGTAGTTTGTGAGGTGGAGATGAGAGGGAGAATCCAGAGGCCTAGGAATCCCGTGAGAGCACCAAAGGTGAGCCATGAGGAGCCCCCGAGCATCTGTGCAGTGTGTGAAGCCGAGACCACTCAAGTTTGCCTAGTCCAGAACAGAATGGGGAACGACCAGGGAAAGGCAAAAGGTAGGCAGCGACAGGCACCCACGACCCTCGAAGTGGATGGCCTACAAAGAAAGGTGAGTTTGGATTCACGAGCGTCAGCCACAGAGAAGCCTTGATACCCACTCGCTGCAGAGGGGCACGGGTGGAAATGGACACAGGCACAGGTGAACTTGTTAGTTGGGCCAGGAGGGTCCATGAACGACTACGTGAGAGCAGCGCCACCtgctggtccccccccccccgtccccgcTCGCTACCAGAGGGCCCCAGTCCCACGAACCCCAACAGCAGACTGACAGACAGCACCTGGGCAGA
This window encodes:
- the Cenpx gene encoding centromere protein X isoform X1 yields the protein MAHLWCSHGIPRPLDSPSHLHLTNYHQPFSSQAIPDAWPICRHHLELVSRLLHLHFRDCKTKVSGDALQLMAEFLRIFVLAHFMTFHQRLLSVGSGRPRQKTWMLWKWISWRKCSLSCSWTSRVPSCGLQGLVNPHQHQLLSSPASGGWEDPSSCYLQESLQDRCRER
- the Cenpx gene encoding centromere protein X isoform X3; its protein translation is MKVKGGLELELKSRLGERLDDWLLGLEAGPQGRVPRSLVGMWEGSGECTSRLWPWRETVASGRNCQRGCTAAHGGVPEDLRTSSWTSRVPSCGLQGLVNPHQHQLLSSPASGGWEDPSSCYLQESLQDRCRER
- the Cenpx gene encoding centromere protein X isoform X2, producing MIGCWDWRRDLRVAFHVHWLGCGRVPESAHRDCGHGGKQWLPEGTVSGDALQLMAEFLRIFVLAHFMTFHQRLLSVGSGRPRQKTWMLWKWISWRKCSLSCSWTSRVPSCGLQGLVNPHQHQLLSSPASGGWEDPSSCYLQESLQDRCRER
- the Cenpx gene encoding centromere protein X isoform X4, with the translated sequence MEGNSGFRKELVSRLLHLHFRDCKTKVSGDALQLMAEFLRIFVLAHFMTFHQRLLSVGSGRPRQKTWMLWKWISWRKCSLSCSWTSRVPSCGLQGLVNPHQHQLLSSPASGGWEDPSSCYLQESLQDRCRER
- the Cenpx gene encoding centromere protein X isoform X5, with translation MKVKGGLELELKSRLGERLDDWLLGLEAGPQGRVPRSLVGMWEGSGECTSRLWPWRETVASGRNCQRGCTAAHGGVPEDLRTRGCCPWGLAGPGRRPGCCGSGSAGESAPSAAPGLLEFPPVACKV
- the Cenpx gene encoding centromere protein X isoform 3 (isoform 3 is encoded by transcript variant 3), with amino-acid sequence MAHLWCSHGIPRPLDSPSHLHLTNYHQPFSSQAIPDAWPICRHHLELVSRLLHLHFRDCKTKVSGDALQLMAEFLRIFVLEAAVRGVWQAQAEDLDVVEVDQLEKVLPQLLLDF
- the Cenpx gene encoding centromere protein X isoform 1 (isoform 1 is encoded by transcript variant 1) yields the protein MEGNSGFRKELVSRLLHLHFRDCKTKVSGDALQLMAEFLRIFVLEAAVRGVWQAQAEDLDVVEVDQLEKVLPQLLLDF
- the Cenpx gene encoding centromere protein X isoform 2 (isoform 2 is encoded by transcript variant 2), which translates into the protein MEGNSGFRKELVSRLLHLHFRDCKTKGLGHQWGGEYVGHREGGCPMTPPPSPFPPVSGDALQLMAEFLRIFVLEAAVRGVWQAQAEDLDVVEVDQLEKVLPQLLLDF